The Heteronotia binoei isolate CCM8104 ecotype False Entrance Well chromosome 14, APGP_CSIRO_Hbin_v1, whole genome shotgun sequence genome has a window encoding:
- the SLC38A7 gene encoding sodium-coupled neutral amino acid transporter 7, with the protein MAQSNMGINSEYGDWSWSADAGERARLLQSPCVEVGPRSAEEQGPATTSILGAIFIVVNAALGAGLLNFPAAFSMAGGVAAGVAVQMCMLVFIIGGLVILAYCSQASNESTYQEVVWAVCGKITGILCEVTIAVYTFGTCIAFLIIIGDQQDKIIAALMMESSGAESSHWYTDRKFTISITAFLLILPLSVPKEIGFQKYASCLSVIGTWYVTAVIVVKYIWPDPDIIPGEIPTSPSSWMSVFNAMPTICFGFQCHVSSVPVFNSMKQPELKPWGAVVTAAMIIALFVYTGTGVCGFLTFGSGVEQDVLLSYPSNDIPVAIARAFIIVCVLTSYPILHFCGRAVLEGLWLRYKGETVEEDVVRERRRRLLQTVIWFLLTLLLALFIPDIGRVISLIGGLAACFIFVFPGLCLIHTKLSEIQEARPASWWALVSYGIFMVTLGAFIFGQTTTHAVFVDLTK; encoded by the exons ATGGCCCAGAGCAACATGGGGATCAACAGTGAGTATGGAGACTGGTCGTGGAGCGCAGATGCTGGTGAGCGGGCCAGGCTGCTACAGAGCCCCTGCGTGGAGGTGGGGCCCAGGAGTGCTGAGGAACAAGGGCCTGCAACGACCTCAATCCTTGGGGCCATCTTCATTGTGGTGAATGCTGCCCTTGGGGCTGGGCTCCTCAACTTCCCAGCAGCCTTCAGCATGGCAGGCGGCGTGGCGGCAGGTGTTGCTGTGCAGATG TGCATGCTGGTCTTCATCATTGGTGGTCTGGTCATCCTAGCCTACTGCTCCCAGGCTAGCAACGAGTCTACGTACCAGGAAGTGGTCTGGGCTGTGTGCGGGAAGATTACAGGGATCTTGTGCGAGGTGACCATCGCCGTCTACACGTTTGGCACCTGCATTGCCTTCCTCATCATCATCGGGGATCAGCAGGACAAGA TCATTGCGGCACTGATGATGGAATCCTCGGGAGCAGAGAGTAGCCACTGGTACACTGACCGCAAGTTCACCATCAGCATCACGGCCTTCCTGCTTATCCTTCCCCTTTCCGTCCCTAAGGAGATTGGGTTCCAGAAATACGCCAG ctGCTTGAGTGTGATCGGGACATGGTACGTCACTGCTGTCATCGTTGTCAAATACATCTGGCCAGATCCGGACATCATCCCAGGGGAAATCCCAACCAG CCCCTCCTCCTGGATGTCTGTGTTCAATGCCATGCCCACCATTTGCTTTGGCTTCCAG TGCCATGTCAGCAGTGTGCCCGTCTTCAACAGCATGAAACAACCAGAACTGAAGCCCTGGGGAGCAGTAGTGACAGCTGCCATGATCATTGCCCTTTTTGTCTACACAGGCACAG GTGTCTGTGGTTTCCTCACCTTTGGTTCTGGCGTAGAACAGGATGTGCTCCTTTCCTACCCCTCCAATGACATTCCAGTTGCCATAGCACGAGCCTTCATCATTGTCTGTGTTCTGACGTCCTACCCCATCCTGCACTTCTGTGGCAG GGCTGTTCTGGAAGGTCTTTGGCTGCGCTACaagggagagactgtggaagaaGACGTGGTGCGAGAAAGACGCCGCCGTCTGCTCCAGACTGTCATTTGGTTCCTTCTCACCCTCCTCCTTGCCTTGTTCATTCCCGATATCGGCAGAGTCATATCTCTCATTGGGgggctggctgcctgcttcatCTTTGTCTTCCCAG GGCTTTGCCTCATCCACACCAAGCTCTCTGAAATCCAAGAAGCCAGGCCAGCAAG TTGGTGGGCCTTGGTCAGCTACGGAATCTTCATGGTTACTCTTGGAGCATTTATCTTCGGACAGACTACTACCCATGCTGTCTTTGTGGACCTCACAAAGTGA